In Oreochromis niloticus isolate F11D_XX linkage group LG18, O_niloticus_UMD_NMBU, whole genome shotgun sequence, one genomic interval encodes:
- the xrn1 gene encoding 5'-3' exoribonuclease 1 isoform X2, giving the protein MGVPKFYRWISERYPCLSEVVKEHQIPEFDNFYLDMNGIIHQCSHPNDEDVHFRISEEKIFADIFHYLEVLFRIIKPRKVFFMAVDGVAPRAKMNQQRGRRFRSAKEAEEKIKKALDKGEVLPTEARFDSNCITPGTEFMARLQEQLKYFVHNKLSNDKLWQNVKVYLSGHETPGEGEHKIMEFIRSENTKPNHDPNTRHCLYGLDADLIMLGLTSHEPNFSLLREEVRFGGKKSQKRITAPEETTFHLLHLSLMREYIDYEFSELKNKMGSDYDLERVIDDWILMGFLVGNDFIPHLPNLHINHDALPLLYKTYISVLPSLGGYLNENGHLNLRNFEKYLEKLAEFDREHFNEVFVDLKWFESKVGNKYLNEAAGLAAEKEAASKDARKNETTSEKITGEEKAAAAVDEEEEDDIFETEFRQYKRTYYMNKIGVDVVSDEFLANQAKCYVEGIQWILHYYYHGVQSWSWYYPYHYAPYLSDIRNVSGLKLTFELGQPFMPFQQLLAVLPAASMELLPECYRHLMTSESSPIIGYYPLDFKTDLNGKQQEWEAVVLIPFIDERCLLAAMEPCNSKLTKEEKARNCHTECAVYSYDREMDFAYASPLPQLFPDIVHCHVRTAHIPMDAWQVSLDHISKPVDRSALYFCGFPTLQHIKHKFYKKKGGVVVFQQSSRGENMLLDILPNQEGETTCDDVAAQVLGKSVFVNWPHLEEARIIAVSDGETKFYLEEPPGVQRVYDRPSTPPPAKVTCLFDKEQKEWIKDVQGITEYYLKRKGIVINETEVVLYGQLLTGRKYVPKANGVVELEKQWAKQVLPFAYQAVVKDIKAFYSSLACFKSLDELFPPTTTVFMVGNPYYGAMGEVQDSQDVIKDGRIRVVFSVPHEPQLEPLIQNQHKYSVKYSPGYVLASRLGITGYLVSRFSGSIFIGRGSKKNPCGEQRANVGLNLKFNKKNEEVPGYTKRTEKEWLYSAAVEELLAEYLDRFSEVFNTVSRNSHDDVFYEDDIWPGEDQNGAERVAEITSWLKSHPVSSISRASCDLQVLDAAIVEMIEEAVEKTKVKKSTKKVRVTVKPHLLFRPLEQQQGVVPDPDAEYRLFDRVINIRESFTVPLGLRGTIIGIKGAEREAEVLYEVLFDEEFAGGLNIRCTSSRCYRLPPCALINLSHGARVDYTGHKLTAIVKPQPATGGNFSSHRQLAGLNHSPRSPFVPTQHNNKHGVVKAASQGNRSSPSKGPIQKHQARNKEEYSNVWQSLQNTGPPNKPPAHWHNNEGHSQQGKTQPANKSTPPAGIRLLKKNEDVSSLIPSQNTANKAATEFEDLIANLKISKGNQQTPPPPAPPQEGDSQPDGPLSPQSFAMKGTLVLKEMLKIDSTGTGSQSPQETSNSTPPAGQQQNRRRSSKKLAAKINVPHGDAPVLPSPAPAASANTLLGSKVSELACICGALGMAPPDFSFIRNRQGLVVCQVKLSNGLMVHGPQCQSEHDAKEKAAFFALQRLNSLGSGFPLPPPLYTGVGQIRPPHMGAVFNQQGGVLLPPQGYGPAPLWGMTVPPQHHQNQPFYGPPGTFPGAARPQPATTLPIGSHNQFIPLQVTKKRVSANKRNQETREFYSAAQTVAKNQAQKSQNQPTGQLQGQTEPQSGKIHQQAVNSDLSSGDSTTTGAALHTPPRQTIPATGHTPGSASKRRQRKLAVNFEAAKVSES; this is encoded by the exons ATGGGAGTACCAAAATTTTACCGCTGGATTTCGGAACGCTACCCTTGTCTCAGTGAAGTTGTCAAGGAACATCAG ATTCCAGAGTTTGACAACTTCTATCTGGACATGAACGGCATCATCCACCAGTGTTCTCACCCAAACGATGAGGATGTCCACTTTCGCATCTCTGAGGAAAAGATTTTTGCAGACATCTTCCATTACCTGGAGGTGCTCTTCAGGATCATCAAGCCTCGCAAGGTCTTCTTCATGGCTGTGGATGGTGTGGCGCCAAGGGCGAAGATGAACCAGCAGAGAGGACGTAGATTCAG GTCCGCCAAAGAAGCAGAGGAAAAGATAAAAAAAGCTTTGGATAAAGGAGAGGTGCTTCCCACAGAGGCTCGCTTCGACTCCAACTGTATCACTCCTG GCACTGAGTTCATGGCGCGACTTCAGGAACAGCTCAAGTATTTCGTCCACAACAAGCTCTCCAATGACAAGCTATGGCAGAATGTCAAAGTCTACCTGTCCGGTCACGAG ACACCAGGGGAGGGGGAACATAAAATCATGGAGTTTATTCGGTCAGAGAACACCAAGCCCAATCATGACCCCAACACGCGACACTGCCTGTACGGCCTGGATGCTGACCTG ATTATGTTGGGTTTGACCAGCCACGAGCCAAATTTCTCCCTGCTCAGGGAGGAAGTCCGCTTTGGAGGGAAGAAATCCCAGAAAAG GATAACGGCTCCAGAGGAGACCACTTTTCACTTGCTTCACTTGTCTCTGATGAGAGAGTATATAGACTACGAGTTCTCTGAGCTCAAG AATAAGATGGGTTCTGATTATGACCTGGAGCGAGTAATAGACGACTGGATTCTAATGGGTTTCTTGGTAGGAAACGATTTCATCCCTCACCTCCCCAACCTTCACATCAATCATGACGCTCTGCCATTGCTGTACAAGACGTACATCAGTGTACTACCAAGCCTGGGGG GTTATCTGAATGAGAACGGTCACTTAAACCTCAGAAACTTTGAGAAATACCTGGAGAAGCTTGCTGAG TTTGACCGGGAACATTTTAATGAGGTCTTTGTGGATTTGAAGTGGTTTGAAAGCAAAGTTGGTAACAAATATCTGAATGAAGCTGCTGGATTGGCAGCTGAGAAGGAAGCTGCCAGCAAAGATGCCAGAAAGAATGAG ACTACATCAGAAAAAATCACTGGAGAggaaaaagcagcagcagcagttgatgaagaggaggaggatgatatCTTTGAAACAGAGTTCAGACAGTACAAACGCACATACTACATGAACAAGATCGGCGTGGACGTGGTGTCTGA TGAGTTTCTAGCCAACCAAGCCAAGTGTTATGTGGAAGGTATCCAGTGGATTCTCCACTACTATTACCATGGAGTTCAGTCCTGGAGCTG GTACTACCCCTACCACTACGCTCCCTACCTGTCTGACATCAGGAATGTATCTGGGTTAAAGCTGACCTTTGAGCTTGGACAGCCCTTCATGCCCTTCCAGCAGCTGTTGGCAGTCCTGCCTGCTGCCAGCATGGAACTGCTGCCCGAGTGTTACAGG CATCTGATGACTAGTGAAAGTTCACCTATTATTGGGTACTACCCTCTTGACTTTAAAACTGACCTGAATGGCAAGCAGCAGGAATGGGAAGCTGTGGTGCTCATTCCATTCATAGATGAG AGGTGCTTATTAGCAGCCATGGAGCCCTGCAACAGCAAGCTGACAAAAGAAGAGAAGGCCAGGAATTGCCACACAGAGTGTGCAGTCTACTCGTACGACAGGGAAATGGACTTCGCCTACGCCTCCCCCCTGCCTCAGCTGTTCCCCGACATCGTCCACTGCCACGTCAG GACAGCGCACATCCCCATGGACGCTTGGCAAGTTTCATTAGATCACATCAGCAAGCCCGTTGACCGCTCAGCTCTGTACTTCTGTGGCTTTCCCACCTTACAACACATCAAACATAAG TTTTACAAGAAGAAAGGCGGGGTGGTCGTGTTCCAGCAGAGTAGCAGAGGGGAGAACATGTTGCTGGATATCCTTCCCAACCAGGAAGGGGAAACG ACATGTGATGATGTTGCTGCACAAGTTCTGGGAAAGTCTGTGTTTGTCAACTGGCCTCATCTAGAGGAAGCTCGCATCATTGCAGTGTCAGATGGAGAAACTAA ATTTTATCTTGAGGAACCACCGGGTGTCCAAAGAGTGTATGACAGGCCGAGCACTCCTCCTCCCGCCAAAGTCACCTGTCTGTTTGACAAGGAGCAAAAGGAATGGATTAAGGATGTCCAAGGAATCACTGAATa TTACTTGAAGAGGAAAGGCATCGTGATAAATGAGACAGAGGTGGTTTTATACGGCCAACTGCTGACTGGAAGGAAATACGTTCCCAAAGCCAATGGTGTGGTGGAACTGGAGAAACAGTGGGCCAAACAGGTCCTCCCCTTTGCCTACCAGGCGGTTGTTAAG GATATCAAAGCCTTTTACTCATCTCTGGCCTGCTTCAAGAGCTTAGATGAGCTCTTTCCTCCAACAACAACCGTCTTCATGGTGGGAAACCCGTACTATGGTGCCATGGGAGAG GTGCAAGATTCCCAAGATGTCATCAAAGATGGGCGGATTCGAGTGGTCTTCAGTGTGCCACATGAGCCACAGCTAGAGCCCTTAATCCAGAACCAACAC AAATACAGCGTGAAATACAGTCCTGGATACGTTCTGGCCTCTCGTCTCGGCATCACCGGTTACCTCGTCTCCCGCTTCTCTGGAAGCATCTTCATTGGTAGAGGCTCTAAGAAGAA TCCCTGTGGGGAACAAAGAGCTAACGTTGGCCTGAACCTGAAGTTCAACAAGAAGAACGAGGAAGTTCCCGGATACACCAAGAGAACTGAAAAAGAGTGGCTCTACTCTGCTGCTGTGGAGGAACTGCTGGCTGAATACTTGGACAG atTTTCAGAGGTATTCAACACAGTGTCCAGAAACAGTCACGATGATGTTTTCTATGAAGATGACATTTGGCCTGGAGAGGACCAGAATGG ggCAGAGAGGGTGGCAGAAATCACTTCATGGTTAAAAAGTCACCCAGTCAGCTCCATCAGCAGGGCATCCTGTGACCTCCAAGTGCTGGATGCTGCAATTGTGGAGATGATCGAGGAAGCAGTGGAGAAAACCAAG GTGAAGAAGAGCACCAAGAAAGTCCGCGTCACAGTCAAGCCTCATCTCCTCTTCAGG CCCTTGGAACAGCAGCAGGGTGTAGTTCCAGACCCAGACGCGGAATACCGTCTGTTTGACAGAGTCATCAACATCAGGGAGAGCTTCACCGTCCCGCTGGGACTCAGAGGGACAATCATTGGCATTAAAGGAG CGGAGCGTGAGGCAGAGGTTCTCTATGAAGTGCTGTTTGATGAAGAATTTGCTGGAGGTCTCAACATCAG GTGTACATCTTCTCGTTGTTACCGCCTCCCTCCCTGCGCCCTGATCAACCTTTCCCACGGAGCCCGGGTGGATTACACTGGCCACAAACTCACCGCCATCGTCAaaccgcagcctgccactggcGGCAATTTCAGCTCGCACCGTCAGCTGGCAGGCCTAAACCATTCTCCTCGTTCACCTTTTGTCCCCACACAG CATAACAACAAACATGGTGTGGTGAAGGCTGCCTCACAGGGCAACAGGAGCTCTCCCTCAAAAGGTCCCATCCAAAAGCACCAGGCCAGG AACAAAGAAGAGTACAGTAATGTGTGGCAGTCTCTGCAGAACACAGGGCCTCCTAACAAACCTCCTGCTCACTGGCACAACAAT GAAGGACATTCCCAGCAGGGGAAGACCCAACCCGCCAACAAATCT ACCCCACCTGCTGGCATCAGACTATTGAAGAAAAATGAAGACGTCAGCTCCCTTATTCCTTCACAGAATACAGCCAATAAG GCTGCAACAGAATTTGAGGACCTCATTGCCAATCTAAAAATCTCCAAGGGTAACCAGCAAACCCCACCCCCTCCTGCCCCTCCACAAGAAGGTGACAGCCAGCCAGATGGCCCATTATCCCCACAGTCTTTTGCCATG AAGGGAACCCTGGTGCTGAAGGAGATGCTTAAAATTGACAGCACTGGAACAGGAAGTCAATCTCCTCAAGAGACGTCAAACAGCACCCCCCCTGCTGGCCAGCAGCAGAACAGGAGACGATCGTCAAAGAAACTCG CTGCAAAAATAAACGTCCCACATGGCGACGCGCCTGTGTTGCCTTCTCCGGCACCTGCTGCCTCTGCCAACACCCTGCTGGGCAGTAAGGTGTCAGAGCTGGCGTGCATCTGTGGGGCTTTAGGTATGGCGCCACCTGACTTCAGCTTCATACGCAACAGACAG GGATTAGTGGTGTGTCAGGTGAAACTGTCCAACGGGTTGATGGTTCATGGCCCACAGTGCCAGTCAGAACACGATGCCAAGGAGAAAGCTGCCTTCTTCGCACTTCAAAGACtg aACTCACTCGGGTCAGGCTTCCCCCTCCCACCTCCTCTGTACACAGGAGTGGGTCAGATACGACCTCCCCACATGGGAGCTGTCTTCAACCAACAAG GTGGTGTGCTGTTGCCCCCACAGGGTTATGGTCCTGCTCCTCTCTGGGGAATGACAGTGCCTCCTCAACACCACCAAAACCAGCCATTCTACGGACCACCGGGGACTTTCCCTGGCGCTGCCCGCCCCCAGCCTGCAACGACACTGCCCATTGGCTCACACAACCAGTTCATCCCCTTACAG GTGACTAAGAAACGAGTGTCGGCAAATAAAAGGAACCAGGAAACTCGAGAGTTTTACAGTGCTGCCCAAACTGTTGCTAAGAACCAAGCACAGAAATCCCAGAACCAGCCGACTGGCCAATTGCAAGGTCAGACTGAACCACAGAGCGGTAAAATCCACCAACAAGCTGTTAACAGCGACCTCTCCTCTGGTGACTCTACGACAACGGGGGCGGCACTGCATACACCACCTAGGCAAACCATACCAGCAACAGGCCACACCCCCGGCTCCGCCTCCAAGAGACGGCAGAGGAAGCTAGCAGTCAACTTTGAGGCAGCTAAAGTCTCAGAATCATGA